One Polaribacter sp. SA4-12 genomic window carries:
- a CDS encoding MarC family protein, with translation MELFITIFGALFSVMNPFGTVPIFVGLTKEHNKLERNKIAFWTSINVLLILLISFFVGKFILLFFGITLNSLKIAGGLIIVSSGFALLTGEYNKHKGMKKDKVKKDLKSRSEFSLTPLAIPMIAGPGTISLLITYNQEFKGLDKVLIILGAIVLSTICIYLILKSSFNIVKKLGASGINALSRIIGFIVIAIGVEFIISAVVSVLKIA, from the coding sequence ATGGAATTATTTATAACAATTTTTGGAGCATTATTCTCTGTTATGAACCCTTTTGGAACTGTACCTATATTTGTTGGGTTAACAAAAGAACACAATAAGTTAGAACGTAATAAAATAGCGTTTTGGACATCTATAAATGTTTTATTAATATTACTAATCTCATTTTTTGTAGGTAAATTTATCTTACTATTTTTTGGAATTACATTAAATTCTCTAAAAATAGCAGGTGGATTAATTATTGTTTCCTCTGGTTTTGCATTATTAACAGGCGAGTATAATAAGCATAAAGGAATGAAGAAAGATAAGGTTAAGAAAGATCTTAAAAGTCGTTCAGAATTTTCTTTAACACCTTTAGCAATACCAATGATTGCAGGTCCAGGAACAATTTCTTTATTGATAACTTATAATCAAGAATTTAAAGGATTGGACAAAGTTTTAATTATTCTTGGTGCAATTGTTTTATCTACAATATGTATTTATCTAATATTAAAAAGTTCATTTAATATCGTTAAAAAATTGGGAGCTTCAGGAATAAATGCGTTGTCAAGAATTATTGGATTTATTGTGATTGCAATAGGTGTTGAATTTATTATTTCTGCTGTTGTAAGTGTTTTAAAAATTGCCTAA
- the sucC gene encoding ADP-forming succinate--CoA ligase subunit beta, whose product MNLHEYQGKEILNSFGVRIQRGIVASTPAEAVEAAKKLTEETGTGWHVIKAQVHAGGRGKGGGVKLAKNLDQVKSISDDILGMMLITPQTSAEGKLVNQVLICEDVYYPGDSEPDEYYMSVLLNRATGKNMIMYSTEGGMDIEIVAEETPHLIFTEEIDPLLGIMPFQARKVAFNLGLSGVAFKEMTKFVTNLYKAYIGSDSAMFEINPVLKTSDSKIMAVDAKVSLDENALFRHKDYAAMRDLREENPIEVEAKAAGLNYVDLDGNVGCMVNGAGLAMGTMDLIKESGGEPANFLDVGGTADAARVETAFGIILKDTNVKAILVNIFGGIVRCDRVAQGVVDAYKSMGDKITVPIICRLQGTNAKEAKELIDNSGMEIISATEFQEAADKVQEVLEAS is encoded by the coding sequence ATGAACTTACACGAATATCAAGGAAAAGAAATTTTAAACAGTTTTGGCGTTAGAATTCAACGTGGAATTGTTGCAAGTACTCCTGCTGAAGCAGTAGAAGCTGCAAAAAAGCTTACAGAAGAAACAGGAACAGGTTGGCACGTAATTAAAGCACAAGTACACGCAGGTGGTCGTGGAAAAGGTGGTGGAGTTAAGTTGGCTAAAAACTTAGACCAAGTAAAAAGTATTTCTGATGATATTTTAGGAATGATGTTAATTACGCCTCAAACTTCTGCAGAAGGAAAATTAGTAAATCAAGTTTTAATTTGTGAGGATGTATATTATCCTGGAGATTCTGAGCCAGATGAATATTATATGTCTGTTTTATTAAACAGAGCTACTGGTAAAAATATGATTATGTATTCTACTGAAGGTGGAATGGATATTGAAATTGTTGCTGAAGAAACTCCACATTTAATTTTTACAGAAGAAATAGATCCTTTATTAGGTATCATGCCTTTTCAAGCACGTAAAGTTGCTTTTAATTTAGGTTTATCTGGTGTTGCTTTTAAAGAAATGACAAAGTTTGTTACTAATTTATACAAAGCATACATTGGTTCTGATTCTGCAATGTTTGAAATCAATCCGGTTTTAAAAACATCTGACTCTAAAATAATGGCAGTTGATGCTAAAGTATCTTTAGATGAAAATGCTTTATTTAGACATAAAGATTATGCAGCAATGCGTGATTTAAGAGAAGAAAACCCAATTGAAGTTGAAGCTAAAGCTGCAGGATTAAACTATGTAGATTTAGACGGAAACGTTGGTTGTATGGTAAACGGAGCTGGTTTAGCAATGGGAACTATGGATTTAATTAAAGAATCTGGAGGAGAACCTGCTAACTTTTTAGACGTTGGTGGTACTGCTGATGCAGCAAGAGTTGAAACTGCATTTGGTATTATCTTAAAAGATACGAATGTAAAAGCAATTTTAGTTAACATTTTTGGTGGTATTGTTCGTTGTGATAGAGTAGCACAAGGAGTTGTTGATGCTTATAAGAGTATGGGAGATAAAATTACTGTACCAATTATCTGTCGTTTACAAGGAACAAATGCTAAAGAAGCAAAAGAATTAATTGATAATTCTGGAATGGAAATTATTTCTGCAACAGAATTTCAAGAAGCTGCTGATAAAGTACAAGAAGTTTTAGAAGCATCTTAG
- a CDS encoding T9SS type B sorting domain-containing protein, translating to MKKKIYILFILLSINVFSQREADHWYFGDKAGLHFNAGRLDILNDSKMSTFTGSSSISDKQGNLIFYTNGQTVWNKNHQIIEDGENLAGELTNTQSSIIIPKPNSETNFYIFNTRQTLTNTPLLYPGIYYSEIEISSTYPSGKVIKKNERLEGLISQKITAVHHKNGKDIWVITYGKDVYEETNQLFYTFKVTEFGINSGIKTELNEIDETLLGKLKVSPNGSKVALSSTHERIHLYKFNNITGSLSEYSSIFLRTNITQGYLGYGLTFSPNSKYLYYPAYRYTGGKEHYKIFQAEIDKLNASSDYRGIPIFTGSPNRSAASIQLASDGKIYVAQVKVNNFYDNNGQLTGSESIPFKNIGVINEPNKFGEDSNYQDQVLNLENGNSHRGLPNFIQSYFRNRIITENKCVSEVFDFNLDAYKTITAAKWDFGDGNTATSLNTNHKYTTAGTYIVTSLVTMDSVEVPFYKEVIVYPLPEVIPNQELIQCDTNNDGVDFFDLYDISSKVVIETLDKNFIFYKSYLEAENDENRINNPELFQNESIRQELFVSVISEKGCRNITNFFIESKFVSLGNISTIYACDNSTNTIESLKGVFNLDEKRNQIKQEFNLNDDNTIQFYPSLIEAQTTTNLIEDDFTSPTTTIYVRVDTPLGCGGIEPFNLVVNTKPIININDSYIICVETSEHSTIIIDGNSFNDRYEWRTSADQIISTNKDFLLNSIGTFSLTAFKTENGLECSSYKEFTVAYPKSAEFNQIIVDTETENNTISVNLNGDSNYEFSLDNKTFFGNGTDYTFNNVTPGLRTIYVKDINNCEPSIQTNASVIGFKRFFSPNGDGNNDYWNLNGIDAAFFKSIKIIVFDRYGKVLHSITGFNSLGWNGIYNGKVLASNSYWFTAEIIDLEDNLIKKSGSFSLIRK from the coding sequence TTGAAAAAAAAGATTTATATATTATTTATATTATTAAGTATCAATGTTTTTTCTCAAAGAGAAGCAGATCATTGGTATTTTGGTGATAAAGCTGGATTGCACTTTAACGCTGGTCGTTTAGATATATTAAACGATAGTAAAATGAGTACTTTTACTGGTTCTTCTAGTATTTCTGACAAACAAGGAAACTTAATTTTCTACACAAACGGACAAACTGTTTGGAATAAAAATCATCAGATAATTGAAGATGGTGAAAATTTAGCAGGAGAACTTACCAACACACAATCGTCTATAATAATTCCTAAACCCAATAGTGAAACCAACTTCTACATTTTCAACACAAGACAAACATTAACAAACACACCGTTATTATATCCTGGAATTTATTATTCTGAAATAGAAATATCTAGCACTTATCCTTCAGGAAAAGTAATTAAGAAGAATGAAAGATTAGAAGGTTTAATATCACAAAAAATTACAGCTGTTCACCATAAAAATGGTAAAGATATTTGGGTTATTACTTATGGTAAGGATGTTTATGAAGAAACTAATCAACTTTTTTACACTTTTAAAGTTACTGAGTTTGGTATAAATAGTGGAATTAAAACAGAACTAAATGAAATAGATGAAACATTATTGGGTAAATTAAAAGTTTCTCCTAATGGCAGTAAAGTTGCATTATCTAGCACTCATGAAAGAATTCATCTTTATAAATTTAATAATATTACAGGTAGCCTATCAGAATACTCTTCTATTTTTTTAAGAACTAATATTACTCAAGGATATTTAGGTTACGGATTAACCTTTTCTCCTAATTCTAAATACCTATATTATCCTGCTTATAGATATACAGGAGGAAAAGAACACTATAAAATTTTTCAAGCTGAAATAGATAAGCTAAATGCTTCAAGTGATTATCGAGGAATACCAATATTTACTGGCTCACCAAATAGAAGTGCAGCCTCAATTCAATTAGCATCTGATGGTAAAATATATGTAGCTCAAGTTAAAGTTAATAACTTTTACGATAATAATGGTCAACTTACTGGATCTGAATCTATTCCTTTTAAAAATATTGGAGTTATAAATGAACCAAACAAGTTTGGAGAAGACTCTAATTATCAAGACCAGGTTTTAAATTTAGAAAATGGTAATTCACATAGAGGACTTCCTAATTTTATTCAATCTTATTTTAGAAATAGAATAATCACTGAAAATAAATGTGTTTCTGAAGTTTTTGATTTTAATCTTGATGCTTATAAAACAATTACAGCTGCAAAATGGGATTTTGGAGATGGTAATACAGCTACAAGTCTAAATACGAATCACAAATACACAACTGCAGGAACTTACATAGTAACTAGCCTTGTAACTATGGATAGTGTTGAAGTTCCTTTTTACAAAGAAGTAATTGTATATCCTCTTCCAGAAGTAATTCCAAATCAAGAATTAATTCAATGTGATACAAATAATGACGGTGTAGATTTTTTCGATTTATATGATATCAGTAGTAAAGTTGTAATTGAAACTTTAGACAAAAATTTTATTTTCTATAAAAGTTATTTAGAAGCAGAAAACGATGAAAACAGGATAAATAATCCTGAATTATTTCAAAACGAAAGTATCCGTCAAGAATTATTTGTAAGTGTAATATCTGAAAAAGGTTGTAGAAATATTACTAACTTTTTTATTGAATCTAAGTTTGTTTCTCTTGGAAATATTAGTACAATTTATGCCTGTGATAATTCCACCAATACAATCGAAAGCTTAAAAGGTGTTTTTAATCTTGATGAAAAAAGAAATCAAATTAAACAAGAATTCAACCTAAATGATGATAATACAATTCAATTTTATCCATCTTTAATTGAAGCACAAACCACAACAAACTTAATTGAGGATGATTTTACATCACCAACAACAACAATTTATGTAAGAGTAGATACACCTTTAGGCTGTGGTGGTATAGAACCTTTTAATTTAGTAGTAAATACGAAACCTATTATAAACATAAACGATTCTTATATAATTTGTGTAGAAACGTCAGAACATTCTACAATAATTATAGATGGTAATTCTTTTAATGATAGATATGAATGGAGAACCAGTGCTGATCAAATTATAAGTACAAATAAAGATTTTCTTTTAAATTCTATTGGAACCTTTAGTTTAACTGCTTTTAAAACTGAAAACGGACTAGAATGCTCTAGCTATAAAGAATTTACTGTAGCATATCCTAAATCAGCAGAATTCAATCAAATAATTGTTGATACAGAAACAGAGAATAACACAATCTCTGTAAATCTTAATGGAGATAGTAATTATGAGTTTTCTTTAGATAACAAAACTTTTTTTGGTAATGGAACAGATTACACCTTTAACAATGTTACTCCTGGTTTAAGAACTATATACGTTAAAGACATCAATAATTGTGAACCATCAATACAAACAAATGCATCTGTTATTGGTTTTAAAAGATTTTTTAGTCCAAATGGCGATGGAAATAATGATTACTGGAATCTTAATGGTATAGATGCTGCTTTCTTTAAATCTATAAAAATAATTGTGTTTGATAGATATGGAAAAGTTCTCCATTCTATAACAGGTTTTAATTCTCTAGGTTGGAATGGAATTTATAACGGAAAAGTTTTAGCATCTAATAGTTACTGGTTTACAGCAGAAATTATTGATTTAGAAGATAACCTTATTAAGAAATCAGGATCATTTAGTTTAATTAGAAAGTAA
- the cysK gene encoding cysteine synthase A yields MKFNNILETIGNTPTVRLSKLFPNANVWMKLEKANPGGSIKDRIALAMIEDAEKSGILTNDTEIIEPTSGNTGIGLAMIAAIKGYKLTLVMPESMSVERRALMTAYGANIVLTPKELGLGGTIAKADEMVANNKNSWMPSQFKNPANPEIHRKTTALEVINDFPEGIDYLITGVGTGGHITGMSEVLKEKFPSLKVFAVEPDSSAVISGEKPGPHPLQGIGPGFIPDVFNTETIDGAIRITKEEAFAEVKNIAKTEGILVGISTGASLAAVRKQLQTLNGEETILTMNYDTGERYLSIEGLLN; encoded by the coding sequence ATGAAATTCAATAATATCTTAGAAACCATTGGCAACACACCAACCGTAAGATTAAGTAAATTATTTCCAAATGCAAATGTTTGGATGAAACTCGAAAAAGCAAATCCAGGAGGAAGCATTAAAGACAGAATTGCATTAGCAATGATTGAAGATGCTGAAAAAAGTGGAATACTAACAAACGATACTGAAATAATTGAACCAACTTCTGGAAACACAGGAATAGGTTTAGCAATGATTGCTGCTATAAAAGGCTACAAACTGACTTTAGTTATGCCAGAATCAATGTCTGTTGAACGAAGAGCTTTAATGACAGCTTATGGTGCTAATATTGTTTTAACTCCGAAAGAACTAGGCTTAGGAGGAACAATTGCTAAAGCAGATGAAATGGTTGCCAATAATAAAAATTCGTGGATGCCTTCTCAATTCAAAAATCCAGCAAACCCAGAAATACACAGAAAAACTACTGCTTTAGAGGTTATTAATGACTTTCCTGAAGGAATAGACTATTTAATTACCGGAGTTGGAACGGGTGGTCATATTACAGGTATGTCTGAAGTTTTAAAAGAGAAATTTCCTAGTTTAAAAGTATTTGCTGTTGAGCCTGATAGTTCTGCTGTAATTTCTGGAGAAAAACCAGGACCTCATCCTTTACAAGGAATAGGACCAGGATTTATACCTGATGTATTTAATACTGAAACAATAGATGGAGCCATTAGAATAACCAAGGAAGAAGCATTTGCTGAAGTTAAAAACATAGCAAAAACAGAAGGAATCTTAGTAGGTATTTCTACAGGAGCATCATTAGCTGCAGTTAGAAAACAATTACAGACTTTAAATGGAGAAGAAACAATATTAACGATGAATTATGATACTGGAGAACGCTACCTATCTATTGAAGGTCTTTTAAATTAA
- the uvrB gene encoding excinuclease ABC subunit UvrB has protein sequence MEFKLVSEFSPTGDQPQAIKELTQNIIEGEKFQTLLGVTGSGKTFTVANVVKEVRKPTLVLAHNKTLAAQLYSEFKQFFPENAVEYFVSYYDYYQPEAYIPVTGTFIEKDLSINEDIERLRLSTTSSLLSGRRDVLVVASVSCLYGIGNPVEFKKNVIPIHVNQQIARTKFLHQLVQSLYSRTEHEIKSGTFKVKGDVVTIYPSYGDNGYRIHFFGDEIEEIESFDLESNTVLEKFEELTIYPANLFVTSPDVLQNAIHQIQDDMMLQVDYFKEIGKHLEAKRLKERTEFDLEMIRELGYCSGIENYSRYLDGRAPGTRPFCLLDYFPDDYLMVIDESHVTIPQTHAMYGGDRSRKENLVEYGFRLPAAMDNRPLKFEEFEGVQNQVIYVSATPADYELQKTEGVFVEQIIRPTGLLDPIIEIRPSLNQIDDLIEEIQIRVEKDERTLVTTLTKRMAEELTKYLTRVSIRCRYIHSDVDTLERVEIMQDLRKGIFDVLIGVNLLREGLDLPEVSLVAILDADKEGFLRSHRSITQTVGRAARNVNGLAILYADKMTKSMQKTIDETDRRREKQIAYNTKHNITPTQINKKIDDTLSKSAVSSYHYDNAKQVAAEQDLQYLPKEEIEKRIREKRKHMEAAAKDLDFIVAAKLRDEIALLREKL, from the coding sequence ATGGAATTTAAATTGGTATCAGAATTTTCTCCAACAGGAGATCAACCACAAGCAATAAAAGAGCTTACACAAAATATTATTGAAGGAGAAAAGTTTCAAACGTTATTAGGTGTAACTGGTTCTGGAAAAACTTTTACGGTTGCAAATGTTGTAAAAGAAGTAAGAAAACCAACGTTAGTTTTAGCTCATAATAAAACATTAGCAGCTCAGTTATATTCTGAATTTAAACAATTCTTTCCTGAAAATGCAGTAGAATATTTTGTCTCTTATTACGATTATTATCAACCAGAAGCATACATCCCTGTAACAGGTACTTTTATAGAAAAAGATTTATCTATAAATGAAGATATTGAAAGACTACGTTTAAGCACAACCTCTTCCCTACTTTCTGGTAGACGAGATGTTTTAGTTGTTGCTTCCGTTTCTTGCTTATATGGTATTGGAAACCCTGTAGAATTTAAGAAAAACGTAATTCCTATTCATGTTAATCAACAAATTGCAAGGACAAAATTTTTACATCAATTGGTGCAAAGTTTATATTCTAGAACAGAACACGAAATAAAAAGTGGAACCTTTAAAGTAAAAGGTGATGTTGTAACTATTTATCCATCTTATGGAGATAATGGCTATAGAATCCATTTTTTTGGTGATGAAATTGAAGAAATAGAATCGTTCGATTTAGAAAGTAATACCGTTTTAGAAAAGTTCGAAGAGCTTACTATTTATCCTGCAAACTTGTTTGTAACCTCTCCAGATGTTTTACAAAACGCCATTCATCAAATTCAAGATGATATGATGTTACAAGTAGATTATTTTAAAGAAATCGGCAAACATTTAGAAGCAAAACGCTTAAAAGAACGTACAGAATTCGATTTAGAAATGATTCGTGAATTAGGGTATTGTTCAGGTATTGAGAATTATTCTCGTTATTTAGATGGAAGAGCACCAGGAACAAGACCTTTCTGTTTATTAGATTATTTCCCTGATGATTATTTAATGGTTATTGATGAAAGCCATGTTACAATTCCACAAACACACGCAATGTATGGTGGCGATAGAAGTAGAAAAGAGAACTTAGTAGAATATGGTTTTCGACTGCCTGCTGCAATGGACAACCGTCCTTTAAAGTTTGAAGAGTTTGAAGGCGTTCAAAACCAAGTTATTTACGTTTCTGCAACTCCTGCAGATTACGAACTTCAAAAAACAGAAGGTGTTTTTGTTGAGCAAATTATTAGACCCACAGGTTTATTAGATCCAATTATAGAAATTAGACCAAGTTTAAATCAGATTGATGATTTAATTGAAGAAATACAAATTCGAGTAGAAAAAGACGAACGTACTTTGGTGACAACTTTAACCAAAAGAATGGCAGAAGAACTCACAAAATACCTAACAAGAGTAAGCATACGTTGTAGATACATTCATTCTGATGTAGACACTTTAGAACGTGTAGAAATTATGCAAGATTTACGTAAGGGTATTTTTGATGTTTTAATTGGCGTAAACCTTTTAAGAGAAGGTTTAGATTTACCCGAAGTTTCTTTAGTTGCTATTTTAGATGCTGATAAAGAAGGTTTTTTAAGAAGTCATCGTTCTATAACACAAACTGTTGGTAGAGCTGCAAGAAACGTTAATGGTTTGGCTATTTTATATGCTGATAAAATGACAAAAAGTATGCAAAAAACGATTGATGAAACAGATAGAAGAAGAGAAAAACAGATTGCATATAATACAAAACATAACATCACACCTACTCAGATTAATAAAAAAATAGATGATACTTTGTCTAAATCTGCAGTTTCTAGTTATCATTATGACAATGCTAAACAAGTGGCAGCAGAACAAGACTTACAATATTTACCAAAAGAAGAAATAGAAAAACGAATTAGAGAAAAACGCAAACACATGGAAGCTGCAGCTAAAGATTTAGACTTTATTGTAGCTGCTAAACTGCGTGATGAAATTGCTTTATTGAGAGAAAAATTATAA
- a CDS encoding T9SS type B sorting domain-containing protein, with product MKTKLYILFFILSINTFSQRETDHWYFGGKAGLHFNKGNIDHLDDSEMEVLQGSSTISDAQGNLLFYSNGETIWNKNHEIMINGEGLFGELENTQASIIIPKPNSTSTYYIFTTRQNELNNPLFYAGIYYSEIEISSTYPLGRVKYKNQRLTYSKAQRITAVHHKNGKDIWVITYGSEVDKGANDIFSAFKVTEEGVKPAVKTKLREVEIPLFGEMKASPDGSKIVLSTNFNIYIYDFDNVTGILSRFKYITILLSFTSGYSSYGVSFSPNSKLIYYTANYGDRNGSSYNIMQMTLDNPDENYLGESIFSMKPTRNAAAISLASDGKIYVVQMSAKNLYDDDGYYIGYDIISTKNLGVINEPDKLGTACDYQHDAITLESGISNRGLPNFIQSYFRNRIINDEKCITDVFDFNLDAYQTITAAKWDFGDGNTATGLTTNHQYTTPGTYIVTSIVNMDSVNVPFYKKIIVHPLPVVTPDQELIQCDTNNDGVDYFDLFDIGYKIVDDAFNKDFIFYRNKLDVENDENRIENPEIFENESNPQELFVRVISDKGCPSITNFFIESKFVKLGTIPNIYRCDSSDNINGDLNGYFDLKAKRAQIKDDFNLDDTNTIRFYPSLIEAQTTENEIVNKFNSTSTTIYVRVDTSLGCGGIEPFNLVVNSTPIINLDDNYTICAVPTAHLPIFLDGNSFNDRYEWRNSADKIISTNKDFLLNSIGTFSLTAYKTENGLECSNYKEFTVAYPKSAEFNQITVDTETENNTISVTLNGDSNYEFSLDNITFFGDGTDYTFSNVTPGLRTIYVKDINNCEPSIQTNASVIGFKSYFTPNGDGENDYWNLKGLDAAFFKSIKIIVFDRYGKILHSITDFNSLGWDGNYNGKVLGSNSYWFMAEIVDLEDHLIKKSGNFSLIRK from the coding sequence TTGAAAACGAAGCTTTATATATTATTTTTTATACTAAGTATCAATACTTTTTCTCAAAGAGAAACAGATCATTGGTATTTTGGTGGTAAAGCTGGCTTACATTTTAACAAAGGAAACATAGATCACTTAGACGATAGTGAAATGGAAGTATTACAAGGTTCGTCTACAATTTCTGATGCTCAAGGAAATTTATTATTTTATTCTAATGGAGAAACTATTTGGAATAAAAATCATGAAATTATGATAAATGGTGAAGGCTTATTTGGTGAATTAGAAAACACCCAAGCATCCATCATAATTCCTAAACCAAACAGCACCTCAACTTATTATATTTTTACAACAAGACAAAATGAATTAAATAATCCGCTATTTTATGCAGGTATCTATTATTCAGAAATAGAAATTTCTAGCACTTATCCTTTAGGAAGAGTAAAATATAAAAACCAAAGATTAACATATTCTAAAGCACAAAGAATTACAGCCGTACATCATAAAAACGGAAAAGACATTTGGGTTATTACATATGGTAGTGAGGTAGACAAAGGAGCTAACGATATTTTTTCTGCTTTTAAAGTTACAGAAGAAGGTGTAAAACCAGCAGTAAAAACAAAACTTAGAGAAGTAGAAATACCTTTATTTGGAGAAATGAAAGCTTCTCCTGATGGTAGTAAAATTGTTTTATCGACTAATTTTAATATTTACATATATGATTTTGATAATGTTACAGGGATTTTATCTCGATTTAAATACATAACAATATTACTAAGTTTTACATCAGGTTATAGTAGTTATGGTGTAAGCTTTTCTCCTAATTCTAAATTAATATATTATACTGCTAATTATGGAGATAGAAATGGGAGTAGTTACAATATAATGCAGATGACATTAGACAATCCTGATGAAAATTATTTAGGTGAATCTATATTTTCGATGAAACCAACTAGAAATGCAGCTGCAATAAGTTTAGCTTCAGATGGTAAAATATATGTTGTACAAATGTCTGCTAAAAACCTTTATGATGATGATGGATATTATATTGGTTATGATATAATTTCTACTAAAAATTTAGGAGTTATTAATGAACCTGATAAGTTAGGTACAGCATGTGATTATCAGCATGATGCAATAACGCTAGAAAGTGGAATATCCAATAGAGGTCTTCCTAATTTTATTCAATCTTATTTTAGAAATAGAATTATAAATGATGAAAAATGCATTACAGATGTTTTTGATTTTAATCTTGATGCTTATCAAACAATTACAGCTGCAAAATGGGATTTTGGAGATGGAAATACAGCAACAGGTCTTACTACCAATCATCAATACACAACTCCAGGAACCTATATTGTAACTTCAATAGTAAATATGGATAGTGTGAATGTTCCTTTTTACAAAAAAATAATAGTACATCCACTTCCTGTTGTAACTCCAGATCAAGAATTAATACAATGTGACACAAATAATGACGGTGTAGATTATTTTGATTTATTTGATATTGGCTATAAAATTGTTGACGATGCTTTTAACAAAGATTTCATTTTTTATAGAAACAAATTAGATGTAGAAAATGATGAAAATAGAATTGAAAATCCAGAAATATTCGAAAACGAAAGCAATCCTCAAGAACTATTTGTAAGAGTTATTTCCGATAAAGGGTGTCCTAGTATTACTAACTTTTTTATTGAATCTAAATTTGTTAAACTTGGTACGATTCCTAACATCTATAGATGTGATAGTTCTGATAATATAAATGGTGATTTAAACGGTTATTTTGATTTAAAAGCGAAAAGAGCTCAAATTAAAGATGATTTTAATTTAGATGACACAAATACGATTAGATTTTACCCATCATTAATAGAAGCTCAAACAACTGAAAACGAAATTGTTAATAAATTTAATTCAACATCTACAACTATTTATGTTAGAGTAGATACTTCTTTAGGCTGTGGAGGAATAGAACCTTTTAATTTAGTTGTAAATAGTACACCTATTATAAATCTAGATGATAATTACACCATTTGTGCAGTGCCAACAGCACATTTACCAATATTTTTAGATGGTAATTCTTTTAATGATAGATATGAATGGAGAAATAGTGCAGATAAAATTATAAGTACAAATAAAGATTTTCTCTTAAATTCTATAGGAACCTTTAGTTTAACTGCTTATAAAACTGAAAATGGACTAGAATGTTCTAATTATAAAGAATTTACTGTAGCATATCCTAAATCAGCAGAATTTAATCAAATAACTGTTGATACAGAAACAGAGAACAACACAATTTCTGTAACCCTTAATGGAGATAGTAATTATGAATTTTCTTTAGATAATATTACTTTTTTTGGAGACGGAACAGATTATACATTTAGTAACGTTACTCCAGGTTTAAGAACTATTTACGTTAAAGACATCAATAATTGTGAGCCATCAATACAAACAAATGCGTCTGTTATTGGTTTTAAAAGTTATTTTACACCAAATGGTGATGGAGAAAATGATTATTGGAATCTTAAAGGTTTAGACGCTGCTTTCTTTAAATCAATAAAAATAATCGTGTTTGATAGATATGGAAAAATTCTCCATTCAATAACAGATTTTAATTCTCTTGGTTGGGATGGTAATTATAATGGAAAAGTTCTAGGTTCTAATAGTTACTGGTTTATGGCAGAAATTGTTGACTTAGAAGATCACCTAATTAAGAAATCTGGAAACTTTAGTTTAATTAGAAAGTAA